DNA from Sulfurimonas gotlandica GD1:
AAATCGATCTTTCTTTATTTGTAAGAACTGCAGATGAATTATTATTTAAAAGTTCTTCTCTTTGTATATCCCAGTAAAAGCCATCTTTTAAAACAACTGTCTTTTTAGATCTTGTTTCAAAATTAGAAAGCTCGTCGATAGCAAGGTTTAAAGCATCTTTTAACTCACTTCTACTAACAGGTTTAACAAGGTACTTTGTAAGCTTAAGCTCTGTAGCTTCAAGCATATATTTCGTATCAAAGTGAGCTGTCAGCATTATCACCTTTGAAGAGTGGTCATTTTCTCTAATTTTTCTCACCAAATCCAGACCACTTAGTTTTGGAAGGTTTATATCTACTATCATAATATCAGGTTTATTTTTCTTATACTTCTCGTAGCCTTCTTCACCATCAGCAGCTTCATATACTTTTTCAAAATGTCTGTCTAAGTAGTTTACA
Protein-coding regions in this window:
- a CDS encoding response regulator transcription factor, whose protein sequence is MINKKEAYSILYIEDEKDIRANYVNYLDRHFEKVYEAADGEEGYEKYKKNKPDIMIVDINLPKLSGLDLVRKIRENDHSSKVIMLTAHFDTKYMLEATELKLTKYLVKPVSRSELKDALNLAIDELSNFETRSKKTVVLKDGFYWDIQREELLNNNSSAVLTNKERSILSLLFSSINTTFTYDDIIMNVWYEESYDRDKLDALKTIIKNLRKKLPKDTIKNVFGWGYKIEQ